The proteins below come from a single Corynebacterium glyciniphilum AJ 3170 genomic window:
- the upp gene encoding uracil phosphoribosyltransferase: MEVIEVDHPLAAARLTIMRDARTDNVAFRGALADLGAMLVYEAARDLETEEFAVETPVATATGRRLADPPIIVPIIRAGLGMIDPALSMIPDAQVGFLGMARDEETHEPVPYLEALPDDLSGRTVFLVDPMLATGGSLLHGLRLVAERGATEIVVVCMVSAVPGVEAVRNSGYPVKRLVTATIDPELDENAYIVPGLGDAGDRLYGPRNIDLTDPR, translated from the coding sequence ATGGAAGTTATCGAGGTCGACCACCCACTCGCCGCCGCGCGGCTGACGATCATGCGGGACGCCCGCACCGACAACGTCGCTTTCCGTGGCGCGCTGGCCGACCTCGGGGCGATGCTGGTCTATGAGGCGGCGCGGGATCTGGAGACCGAGGAGTTCGCTGTGGAGACCCCGGTTGCGACGGCGACGGGACGGCGGCTGGCGGACCCGCCGATCATCGTTCCGATCATCCGCGCGGGCCTGGGGATGATCGACCCCGCCCTGTCGATGATCCCTGACGCCCAGGTGGGCTTCCTGGGAATGGCGCGTGACGAGGAAACCCACGAGCCTGTGCCGTACCTCGAGGCGCTGCCGGACGATCTGTCGGGCCGCACCGTCTTCCTCGTTGACCCGATGCTGGCCACCGGGGGGTCACTGCTGCACGGTCTACGACTCGTTGCGGAGCGTGGTGCGACGGAGATCGTCGTGGTCTGCATGGTGTCCGCGGTACCGGGCGTCGAGGCGGTACGCAACTCCGGGTATCCGGTGAAGCGACTGGTCACAGCCACGATTGACCCGGAACTCGACGAGAACGCCTACATCGTCCCGGGTCTGGGCGATGCCGGCGACCGCCTTTACGGGCCACGCAACATCGACCTCACCGACCCCCGCTAG